The following proteins are co-located in the Hyalangium minutum genome:
- a CDS encoding PQQ-binding-like beta-propeller repeat protein, whose product MRSTGWAWALWLVTSCTVPENGVKRCVVDTDCGEGGRCDLSLSLCYQGGTEPESGVCDPACAAYEACTTAGCQPRFASLKFLSPANNAVVSAGTVQVQVQLVANPTYAETTQYPETLDFRASRNDGGSDVGAFGAVTRDGDTYTVTWTRPSAQAQLILTAAHPTPAADLSASVTVQVDAVAPTFTINFPDPTRIPGGPNQAEPRDSDTDYPKAYRRDESVTVAISANEPVSDVVLTVSGIASGGGVGQALAPKPVQAGGTCDGSPVFCGTATVDLYEPEMREFRGTMQFQVEGVDAAGNRGSATVGLKVTRWKWAFDGGGTIKASPALGEKGVVYFGTAATAGKVFAIEPSGKRKWEVDVEAVEGSPAVGAFANGTELVYVASNFAGGASGTRLRAINGDLGSVINTPCTFSVVTGTPPSSISAAAVTATTLSSTPVETGLFVVSGNHGSAVGLRPTSAGANSVGCVNSDSSQGMSNSTAGGGLVATSTGQFAYPTDTRRMVKYAFGNSTPLWTATPGGSSGQRVFGMALLVNTLVGSGGNDFDQGGVFQIAFDSTGTPPANALPDTDNGRVNQLVATADNKAYFGREYAGPSNLLARYDLSIPAVAQASPAPGVLSAAPVIGSDGRLYTVNRSGELAVWATSDLSNQWRLSNLGVNIEASPTLDCARGLNGTPVGANRPGVLYVAAGNKLHAFVVDSPRLLKDPNSWPKFQHDVRNTGNPATPITNCP is encoded by the coding sequence ATGCGCTCCACTGGATGGGCGTGGGCCCTTTGGCTGGTGACGAGTTGCACGGTGCCGGAGAATGGAGTGAAGAGGTGTGTCGTCGACACGGACTGTGGAGAAGGCGGGCGCTGCGACCTGAGCCTCAGTCTTTGCTACCAAGGTGGCACGGAACCCGAGAGCGGCGTGTGCGATCCGGCCTGCGCTGCCTATGAAGCTTGCACAACTGCGGGATGCCAGCCGCGGTTCGCGTCGCTGAAGTTCCTGAGCCCGGCCAACAACGCAGTGGTGAGCGCCGGGACAGTGCAGGTGCAGGTCCAACTCGTGGCCAATCCCACTTACGCTGAGACGACCCAGTATCCGGAAACGCTGGACTTCAGAGCCTCACGAAATGACGGTGGCAGCGACGTAGGTGCTTTTGGGGCTGTGACCCGGGACGGAGATACGTACACGGTCACCTGGACGCGGCCGTCCGCTCAGGCCCAGCTCATCTTGACTGCCGCTCATCCAACGCCCGCCGCCGACCTGAGTGCTTCCGTGACGGTGCAGGTGGATGCGGTTGCACCCACCTTCACCATCAACTTTCCCGATCCAACGCGCATCCCCGGAGGTCCCAACCAGGCCGAGCCGAGGGACAGCGACACTGACTACCCGAAGGCCTATCGCCGGGATGAGTCCGTCACTGTGGCGATCTCCGCCAACGAGCCCGTGAGCGACGTGGTGCTGACGGTATCCGGCATCGCCTCAGGAGGAGGCGTCGGTCAGGCTCTGGCTCCCAAGCCTGTACAGGCTGGTGGGACGTGCGACGGCAGTCCGGTGTTCTGTGGGACCGCGACTGTGGACCTGTATGAGCCCGAGATGAGGGAGTTCCGGGGCACCATGCAGTTCCAGGTCGAAGGAGTCGATGCCGCAGGCAATCGAGGCTCGGCGACAGTGGGTCTCAAGGTGACGCGCTGGAAGTGGGCGTTTGATGGCGGTGGAACTATCAAGGCCAGTCCCGCCCTGGGAGAGAAGGGCGTCGTCTATTTCGGAACCGCTGCCACTGCGGGCAAGGTCTTCGCGATCGAGCCAAGCGGCAAGAGGAAGTGGGAGGTGGATGTCGAGGCCGTGGAGGGGAGTCCCGCTGTGGGTGCCTTCGCCAATGGGACGGAACTGGTGTACGTGGCGAGCAACTTCGCAGGTGGTGCATCAGGTACTCGGCTCCGCGCGATCAACGGAGATCTTGGTAGTGTGATCAACACCCCCTGCACGTTCTCCGTAGTAACCGGCACTCCCCCTTCCTCGATCAGCGCAGCCGCCGTGACGGCAACGACCCTCAGCAGCACTCCTGTGGAGACAGGGCTGTTTGTGGTCTCAGGTAACCATGGCAGCGCTGTTGGCTTGCGCCCCACGAGTGCGGGGGCAAACTCCGTGGGATGCGTGAACTCGGATAGCTCACAGGGGATGTCCAACTCGACCGCAGGCGGCGGGCTGGTGGCAACCAGCACAGGCCAGTTTGCTTACCCGACCGACACTCGACGCATGGTGAAGTATGCCTTCGGCAACTCAACTCCGCTGTGGACCGCCACGCCAGGAGGCAGTTCGGGACAGCGGGTTTTCGGCATGGCGCTGTTGGTGAATACCCTGGTGGGTAGTGGTGGCAACGACTTCGATCAGGGAGGGGTGTTCCAGATCGCGTTCGATTCCACCGGAACTCCACCTGCCAATGCGCTGCCCGACACGGACAATGGTCGTGTCAACCAGCTTGTCGCGACGGCCGACAACAAGGCCTATTTCGGCCGTGAGTATGCGGGCCCTAGCAACCTGTTGGCCCGTTACGATTTGTCTATCCCAGCGGTGGCCCAGGCGAGCCCTGCGCCCGGTGTTCTCTCTGCGGCGCCAGTCATTGGCTCGGATGGGCGGTTGTACACCGTTAACAGGTCGGGAGAACTGGCTGTGTGGGCCACTTCAGACCTCTCCAACCAGTGGAGGCTGTCGAACCTTGGGGTGAACATCGAAGCCTCGCCGACGCTAGACTGTGCGCGCGGCTTAAACGGCACTCCCGTGGGAGCCAATCGCCCAGGTGTCCTCTACGTCGCAGCGGGTAATAAGCTTCACGCTTTCGTCGTGGACAGCCCGCGGCTGCTCAAGGACCCCAACAGCTGGCCCAAGTTCCAGCACGACGTGCGGAACACCGGCAACCCGGCTACTCCCATCACCAACTGCCCGTAG
- a CDS encoding imm11 family protein, protein MPKRFFELADDVIVPHRWHLDTPTDSQGRKVDDALFRLGSPVHIQGRLKVPVEIAGKPLDFTEANVGVPVVHVRVASMFAELAPHDVQLFPVDVEGQPDQYLILVATRLIRCIDEKASRIRLWTHEDGLPEMVGQYASVRDMRIDKAQVGSAQVFRPEGWIVSLIVSGELKDALERMGATGTRFEEV, encoded by the coding sequence ATGCCCAAGCGGTTTTTCGAGCTCGCCGACGATGTGATTGTCCCGCACCGCTGGCACCTGGACACGCCGACGGACAGTCAGGGCCGCAAAGTGGACGATGCGCTGTTCAGGCTCGGGAGTCCCGTCCACATTCAGGGGCGCTTGAAAGTTCCTGTCGAGATCGCGGGCAAGCCACTGGACTTCACGGAAGCGAACGTCGGTGTTCCGGTGGTCCATGTCCGGGTTGCGTCCATGTTCGCGGAGCTGGCCCCTCACGATGTGCAACTCTTCCCTGTGGACGTTGAGGGCCAGCCGGATCAGTACCTCATCCTTGTGGCCACGCGGCTCATCCGCTGTATCGACGAGAAAGCATCCCGGATCCGGCTCTGGACTCATGAAGACGGGCTCCCAGAGATGGTCGGCCAGTATGCCTCCGTGCGCGACATGCGCATCGACAAGGCCCAGGTGGGAAGCGCCCAGGTGTTTCGTCCTGAGGGGTGGATCGTCTCTCTGATCGTCTCTGGGGAGCTCAAGGACGCCTTGGAGCGCATGGGCGCCACAGGCACGAGGTTCGAGGAAGTCTAA
- a CDS encoding AHH domain-containing protein, whose protein sequence is MKQRQVQCRAGALLLAFLVGCSSVPRVPHVEQAAPGKAVVHIPRAAELQLVVVDKEEFQKAIRRLAREARLSGSPRQTVERMFRMDAQFGNYLYLLRDKKLVPAGPGELLEGTLTKEDLETAERYRLWCRDVHGFYGDCLGGALVAGRYLDMHGRYIWALALSKSPVLEEMKKALGEMVQVRALINTVLWTLGSMLLILALNPVAPALVAVVGLGLVLYVGVDTLQNLVSGWLELMEEVKVANTFEQLREAGERFGKILGREAARAFAMLLMAAIGSTAQQFAAKVPTLPGSAQVAVQAEGVAGIPLPALGAVEELALAAEGVSVTVAATAMTMGASGSGGTSPCIETHHIATICNDTSTARGGPWTPRFRVIFAKAGMSMDDPANKMPLPGHYGPHPERYHQIVYDELFTATSTCRSILDCRERLTRALRVLAKDISTPGTELNQLLTRPSPR, encoded by the coding sequence ATGAAGCAGAGGCAGGTGCAGTGCAGGGCCGGTGCCTTGCTCCTCGCGTTTCTCGTGGGATGCAGCAGTGTTCCGCGAGTCCCCCACGTGGAGCAGGCCGCCCCGGGTAAGGCCGTCGTCCACATTCCGCGCGCGGCGGAGCTGCAGCTCGTCGTGGTGGACAAAGAGGAGTTCCAGAAGGCCATTCGCAGGCTGGCGCGCGAGGCGCGGCTGTCCGGCTCCCCGCGACAGACGGTGGAGCGGATGTTCCGGATGGACGCGCAGTTCGGTAACTACCTCTACCTCTTGAGGGACAAGAAGCTGGTGCCGGCGGGGCCAGGCGAGCTGCTGGAAGGGACGCTGACGAAAGAGGACTTGGAGACGGCCGAGCGCTACCGGCTGTGGTGCCGGGACGTCCACGGCTTCTACGGCGACTGTCTCGGGGGAGCGCTGGTGGCAGGGCGCTACCTGGACATGCACGGCCGCTACATCTGGGCGTTGGCGCTGAGCAAGAGCCCGGTGTTGGAGGAAATGAAAAAGGCGTTGGGGGAGATGGTGCAAGTGCGCGCCCTCATCAACACAGTCCTATGGACGCTGGGTTCCATGCTGCTGATCCTCGCGCTCAACCCCGTGGCTCCTGCGCTGGTGGCGGTGGTGGGCCTGGGGCTGGTTCTGTACGTGGGCGTGGACACGCTGCAGAACCTCGTGTCCGGCTGGCTCGAGTTGATGGAGGAGGTGAAGGTGGCCAACACCTTCGAGCAGCTCCGCGAGGCGGGCGAACGCTTTGGGAAGATTCTCGGGCGCGAGGCGGCCCGCGCGTTCGCCATGCTGTTGATGGCGGCCATTGGCTCGACGGCGCAGCAGTTCGCGGCGAAGGTGCCGACACTGCCCGGTTCGGCGCAGGTGGCCGTGCAGGCCGAGGGTGTGGCAGGAATCCCGCTGCCCGCGTTGGGTGCAGTGGAGGAGTTGGCGCTGGCGGCCGAGGGCGTGAGCGTGACGGTGGCCGCCACGGCGATGACCATGGGGGCCAGCGGCAGTGGCGGCACGAGCCCCTGCATCGAGACGCACCACATCGCTACCATTTGCAACGACACCTCCACCGCGCGTGGCGGGCCATGGACGCCGCGGTTCCGAGTCATCTTCGCCAAGGCGGGAATGTCGATGGATGACCCGGCGAACAAGATGCCGCTGCCGGGGCACTATGGGCCTCACCCCGAGCGGTACCACCAGATCGTCTATGATGAATTGTTCACGGCAACGAGTACTTGTCGCAGCATCTTGGACTGCCGTGAGAGGTTGACGCGCGCCCTTCGGGTTCTGGCGAAGGATATCTCCACACCAGGAACGGAGCTGAACCAGCTCCTGACCCGCCCATCGCCTCGTTAG
- a CDS encoding imm11 family protein — MPQRFFRLADDVRAAHRWHLDTPKDRQGHTVDYRDFSRGTPVPAKDRLRIPVEISGNPLDYTEANVNIPVVHVRVASVFAELAPADVQMIPVDVEDHPDQYLILVATRLIRCIDEKASRIRLWTHEDGLPAMVGQYASVRDLRIDRAQVGSAQVFRPEGWTVSLIVSGEIHDALERMGATGTRFEEV, encoded by the coding sequence ATGCCACAGCGTTTTTTCAGACTCGCCGACGATGTGCGGGCTGCCCACCGCTGGCATCTCGATACGCCGAAGGACCGTCAGGGCCACACGGTGGATTACAGAGACTTCAGTCGTGGAACGCCTGTCCCGGCCAAGGACCGCTTGCGAATTCCCGTCGAGATCTCGGGCAACCCGCTGGACTACACAGAGGCGAACGTGAACATCCCAGTGGTTCACGTCCGCGTCGCGTCCGTGTTCGCGGAGCTGGCCCCTGCTGATGTGCAGATGATCCCGGTGGATGTGGAGGACCACCCAGACCAGTACCTCATCCTCGTGGCCACACGGCTCATCCGCTGTATCGACGAGAAGGCATCTCGTATCCGTCTCTGGACACACGAAGATGGACTCCCTGCGATGGTCGGCCAGTACGCCTCGGTACGAGACCTGCGTATCGATAGGGCCCAGGTCGGAAGCGCCCAGGTATTCCGGCCCGAAGGGTGGACCGTCTCGCTCATCGTCTCCGGGGAGATTCATGACGCCCTGGAGCGCATGGGCGCCACAGGCACGCGGTTCGAGGAGGTCTAA
- a CDS encoding sulfite oxidase, with protein sequence MEGEQGTGDEAQEELHKETRAKLVPVKLEPFNAEAPLEALTHPRTPTDSFFVRSNYAEPELPTATHRITVEGAVEAPLTLRLKDLARGPLREVTATVECAGNGRTAMSPLPEGEPWDKGALSTAVWRGVPLAEVLGRARLRPNVLEILVEGADGEGSKRFARALPVSKAMHPDTLLALEMNGEPLPRAHGAPMRLIVPGWYGMASVKWVKRIEALTRPFSGYYQRERYIYDLSNGRAPEPVTRMRVKSLILTPSEGARVAPGRVVVHGIAWSGERRVVQVEVAVDGGETWKPATLLEKPKPSAWVRWAFTWEDAKPGRHTLRARATDEAGETQPETSQWNRLGYGNNAVMARVVNVG encoded by the coding sequence GTGGAGGGAGAACAGGGGACAGGGGACGAGGCGCAGGAGGAGCTCCACAAAGAGACGCGGGCCAAGCTGGTGCCGGTGAAGCTCGAGCCCTTCAACGCGGAGGCACCGCTGGAGGCGCTGACTCATCCGCGGACGCCCACGGACTCCTTCTTCGTGCGCAGCAACTACGCCGAGCCGGAGCTGCCCACCGCCACCCACCGCATCACCGTGGAGGGGGCGGTGGAGGCGCCGCTGACGCTGCGGCTGAAGGACTTGGCGCGAGGGCCCCTGCGCGAGGTGACGGCGACCGTGGAGTGCGCGGGCAACGGCCGCACGGCGATGTCTCCTCTGCCGGAGGGCGAGCCCTGGGACAAGGGCGCGCTGAGCACGGCGGTGTGGAGGGGCGTGCCGCTGGCGGAGGTGCTGGGACGCGCGCGACTGCGCCCGAACGTGCTGGAGATCCTGGTGGAAGGAGCGGACGGGGAGGGGAGCAAGCGCTTCGCCCGTGCGCTGCCGGTGAGCAAGGCGATGCACCCGGACACGCTGCTGGCGCTGGAGATGAACGGGGAGCCGCTGCCTCGCGCGCACGGGGCACCGATGCGGCTGATCGTCCCGGGCTGGTACGGCATGGCGAGCGTGAAGTGGGTGAAGCGCATCGAGGCCCTCACGCGGCCCTTCAGCGGCTACTACCAGCGCGAGCGCTACATCTATGACCTGAGCAACGGCCGTGCGCCGGAGCCGGTGACGCGGATGCGGGTGAAGTCGCTGATCCTGACGCCCTCGGAAGGGGCTCGCGTGGCACCGGGCCGGGTGGTGGTGCACGGCATCGCGTGGAGCGGGGAGCGTCGGGTGGTGCAGGTGGAGGTGGCGGTGGACGGCGGGGAGACGTGGAAGCCGGCCACGCTGCTGGAGAAACCGAAACCGTCGGCATGGGTGCGCTGGGCCTTCACGTGGGAGGACGCGAAGCCGGGGCGGCACACGCTGAGAGCCCGGGCCACGGACGAGGCCGGCGAGACACAGCCGGAGACGTCACAGTGGAACCGGCTGGGCTACGGCAACAACGCGGTGATGGCGCGCGTGGTGAACGTGGGCTGA
- the mnmG gene encoding tRNA uridine-5-carboxymethylaminomethyl(34) synthesis enzyme MnmG — MKHRYDVIVVGLGHAGCEAALACARLGLETLGLTLKKDRAAVMSCNPAVGGTAKGHLVRELDALGGEMGHAADRAGTHFKTLNASKGPAVQATRVLCDRDAYARVVQSVLFSQPNLTVHEAEVSTLIAEGGQIAGVVLGDGTQVQARAVLLTTGTFLQALMHVGEKKEVGGRLGDEAARGLSESLRSLGFTLGRFKTGTPARLKRDTIDWDAVEPQPGDFPPRFFSWRTRQALGGCEPALQQPSVTCGITFTTVETHRLLRDNLHRSPLFQGDIVGRGPRYCPSLEDKVVRFAARERHQVFLEPEGPDSPLVYPAGLSTSMPADVQLEFLRSIPGLERVEVVRYGYAVEYDYAPPTQLSATLETKAIRGLYFAGQLNGTSGYEEAAFQGLYAGLNAALQVKGAPPLLLGREEAHGAVLVDELVTKGVDEPFRMFTSRSEHRLKLREGNAELRLAKHGHRVGLVPREALERVEARARAVVDEVARLKRTGLAARLRRPEVSYAALAAEAREWPSLPPEVTEEVEVEVKYEGYIAQAERAAAREAEAWDGWVIPPGFPFSEVRGLSTEAVEKFTAHRPGTVGQARRIPGLTPAALSLLLVALKKERPAREQD; from the coding sequence ATGAAGCACCGGTATGACGTCATCGTGGTGGGCCTGGGACACGCGGGCTGCGAGGCTGCCCTCGCCTGCGCCCGCCTGGGGCTCGAGACGCTGGGACTCACCCTCAAGAAGGACCGCGCCGCCGTCATGAGCTGCAACCCCGCCGTGGGAGGCACCGCCAAGGGCCACCTCGTGCGAGAGCTCGACGCGCTCGGCGGAGAGATGGGCCACGCCGCTGACCGCGCCGGCACCCACTTCAAGACGCTCAACGCCTCCAAGGGCCCCGCCGTCCAGGCCACCCGCGTCCTCTGTGACCGCGATGCCTACGCCCGCGTCGTCCAGTCCGTCCTCTTCTCTCAGCCGAACCTCACCGTGCACGAGGCCGAGGTCTCCACCCTCATCGCCGAGGGCGGTCAGATTGCTGGCGTGGTGCTCGGGGATGGCACCCAGGTGCAGGCGCGCGCGGTGCTGCTCACCACCGGCACCTTCCTCCAGGCCCTCATGCACGTGGGCGAGAAGAAGGAGGTGGGTGGCCGGCTCGGGGATGAGGCCGCTCGCGGGCTCTCGGAGTCTCTGCGCTCCCTGGGCTTCACGCTCGGCCGCTTCAAGACGGGCACGCCGGCGCGCCTGAAGCGGGACACCATCGACTGGGACGCCGTGGAGCCGCAGCCGGGCGACTTCCCTCCCCGGTTCTTCTCGTGGCGCACGCGCCAGGCGCTCGGAGGCTGCGAGCCCGCGCTCCAGCAGCCCTCGGTGACGTGCGGCATCACCTTCACGACGGTCGAGACGCACCGCCTGCTGCGCGACAACCTGCACCGCTCGCCGCTGTTCCAGGGAGACATTGTGGGCCGGGGGCCTCGGTACTGCCCCTCGCTGGAGGACAAGGTGGTGCGCTTCGCCGCGCGCGAGCGCCACCAGGTGTTCCTCGAGCCCGAGGGCCCGGACTCTCCGCTGGTGTACCCGGCGGGCCTGTCCACGAGCATGCCCGCGGACGTGCAGCTCGAGTTCCTGCGCAGCATCCCCGGGCTGGAGCGCGTGGAGGTGGTCCGCTACGGCTACGCCGTGGAGTACGACTACGCCCCGCCCACGCAGCTGTCCGCCACCTTGGAGACGAAGGCCATTCGAGGCCTGTACTTCGCGGGGCAGCTCAACGGCACCTCGGGCTACGAGGAGGCGGCGTTCCAGGGCCTGTACGCAGGCCTCAACGCGGCGCTCCAGGTGAAGGGCGCGCCGCCGCTGCTGCTCGGCCGCGAGGAGGCGCACGGGGCCGTGCTGGTGGACGAGCTGGTGACGAAGGGCGTGGACGAGCCGTTCCGCATGTTCACCAGCCGCTCGGAGCACCGGCTCAAGCTGCGCGAGGGCAACGCGGAGCTGCGGCTCGCGAAGCACGGCCACCGGGTGGGGCTGGTGCCGCGCGAGGCGCTCGAGCGGGTGGAGGCGCGCGCTCGGGCGGTGGTGGACGAGGTGGCGCGGCTGAAGCGCACGGGGCTGGCGGCCCGGCTGCGGCGGCCCGAGGTGAGCTACGCGGCGCTGGCGGCCGAGGCGCGCGAGTGGCCCTCGCTGCCGCCCGAAGTCACCGAGGAGGTGGAGGTGGAGGTGAAGTACGAGGGCTACATCGCCCAGGCCGAGCGCGCGGCGGCCCGCGAGGCGGAGGCGTGGGACGGCTGGGTGATTCCCCCAGGCTTCCCGTTCTCCGAGGTGCGAGGCCTGTCCACCGAGGCGGTGGAGAAGTTCACGGCGCACCGGCCGGGCACGGTGGGCCAGGCCCGGCGGATTCCAGGGCTGACGCCCGCGGCCCTCTCCCTGCTGCTGGTGGCGCTGAAGAAGGAGCGCCCTGCTCGCGAGCAGGACTGA
- the rsmG gene encoding 16S rRNA (guanine(527)-N(7))-methyltransferase RsmG, translated as MDNTRFFDQLQQGCQTLGVSVGEDVPAKLLRLMSELIKWNAKVNLTAITEPEEVLEKHFLDSLAVLPEVEGASSLLDLGAGAGFPGLPLKLARPAMAVTLVDAVGKKVGFLKAAIAVLGMKEARGLHARAEGQPESEGIPRAELLIARAFMDLPDWLNLAPAYVQPGGRVVAMLGKAQPDTELHARAGERGLRLVSARQYRLPFSRAERQVAVFSKV; from the coding sequence GTGGATAACACGCGCTTCTTTGATCAGCTCCAACAGGGGTGTCAGACGCTGGGTGTGAGCGTGGGTGAGGACGTCCCCGCGAAGCTGCTTCGGCTCATGAGTGAGCTGATCAAGTGGAACGCGAAGGTGAATCTCACCGCCATTACGGAGCCGGAAGAGGTGCTCGAGAAGCACTTCCTGGACTCGCTGGCGGTGCTGCCCGAGGTGGAGGGCGCTTCTTCATTACTGGATCTCGGAGCGGGGGCGGGCTTCCCGGGGCTGCCGCTCAAGCTGGCCCGGCCGGCCATGGCGGTGACGCTCGTTGACGCGGTGGGCAAGAAGGTGGGCTTCCTCAAGGCCGCCATCGCCGTGCTGGGGATGAAGGAGGCGCGGGGACTCCATGCGCGCGCCGAGGGCCAGCCCGAGTCCGAGGGCATTCCGCGCGCGGAGCTGCTCATCGCCCGCGCGTTCATGGACTTGCCGGATTGGTTGAACCTCGCGCCCGCGTACGTGCAGCCGGGGGGGCGCGTGGTGGCCATGCTCGGCAAGGCTCAGCCGGACACGGAGCTGCACGCGCGCGCGGGTGAGCGAGGCCTCCGGCTGGTTTCCGCGCGCCAGTACCGGCTTCCGTTCTCGCGGGCCGAGCGGCAGGTCGCCGTCTTCTCGAAGGTCTGA